A DNA window from Ornithobacterium rhinotracheale DSM 15997 contains the following coding sequences:
- a CDS encoding YebC/PmpR family DNA-binding transcriptional regulator, producing MGRAFEYRKAAKFARWDRMAKQFSRIGKEIAMAVKDGGPDPDTNHALRRAIQNAKGVNMPKENVERAIKKASGADAEVYDEITFEGYAPHGIGIFVECTTNNNNRTVANVRAIFNKVGGNLGKNGELAFMFDRKGVFTIEKSEIKIDLEELELELIDAGADEFEQDGDVLFIYSEFENFGKLSHKLDEMGIEVKNAEVKRIANTTKSLGLEETKEILDIIDRFEQDDDVQNVYSTLKISPEMQESLEE from the coding sequence ATGGGACGCGCATTTGAATATAGAAAAGCAGCCAAATTCGCTCGTTGGGACCGAATGGCAAAACAGTTTTCAAGAATAGGAAAAGAAATCGCAATGGCGGTGAAAGATGGAGGTCCAGATCCAGACACAAACCACGCACTACGCCGTGCGATCCAGAACGCCAAGGGGGTGAACATGCCTAAGGAAAATGTGGAAAGAGCCATCAAAAAAGCGAGCGGTGCAGATGCCGAGGTGTATGATGAAATCACATTTGAAGGATATGCCCCTCACGGAATTGGGATTTTTGTGGAGTGCACTACCAACAACAATAATAGAACGGTAGCCAATGTGCGTGCAATATTTAATAAAGTAGGCGGAAACTTAGGCAAAAACGGCGAATTGGCTTTTATGTTTGATAGAAAAGGGGTTTTCACTATCGAGAAAAGCGAAATTAAAATAGACCTAGAGGAACTTGAGCTTGAATTAATCGATGCGGGTGCAGATGAGTTTGAGCAAGATGGCGATGTACTTTTCATCTACTCTGAGTTTGAAAACTTCGGGAAACTTTCTCATAAATTAGACGAAATGGGCATTGAGGTGAAAAACGCAGAAGTGAAACGAATTGCGAATACTACCAAATCGCTCGGCTTGGAAGAAACCAAAGAGATTCTTGACATTATCGATCGTTTTGAGCAAGATGATGATGTGCAGAATGTTTACTCTACTTTAAAAATTTCGCCAGAAATGCAAGAAAGCCTAGAGGAATAA
- the hemH gene encoding ferrochelatase, translating into MKKGVLLINLGSPDSTKTSDVRRYLREFLSDPKVIDVWFVRNIILHLFILPFRPKKSAEAYRKIWWKEGSPLIVLTERLQQKMQEKADYPIAIGMRYGNPSIKKGLEELKAQGCDEVFVIPLYPQYAMSTTETVVEKTEEVQRKYFPEMKLTFQEPFYNDADYISALAESIKGELPAEFDKLLFSYHGIPERHIHKTDKTNTCQIGKCCFKEDNPSHATCYRHQCYKTTELTREALGLDKKQVMQSFQSRLGNDPWLQPYTDATLEGFPAKGVKKIAVVAPAFVSDCLETLEEIAMEGKEEFLEAGGEEFHYIPCLNDSQVFVDLLLKWCDKFVKF; encoded by the coding sequence ATGAAGAAAGGAGTATTACTTATAAATTTAGGGTCGCCAGACTCTACAAAAACTTCGGATGTTAGGAGATATTTACGCGAATTTTTATCAGACCCAAAGGTGATAGATGTTTGGTTTGTAAGAAACATCATTCTGCATCTATTTATTTTGCCATTTAGACCTAAAAAATCGGCAGAAGCCTATCGCAAAATCTGGTGGAAAGAAGGTTCTCCGCTCATTGTGCTCACCGAGCGTTTGCAGCAAAAAATGCAGGAAAAAGCAGATTATCCCATAGCCATTGGAATGCGTTACGGGAATCCATCTATCAAAAAAGGCTTGGAGGAATTAAAGGCACAGGGCTGCGATGAGGTGTTTGTGATACCGTTGTATCCGCAATATGCCATGAGCACCACAGAAACGGTGGTGGAAAAAACAGAGGAAGTGCAAAGGAAATATTTTCCAGAAATGAAGCTCACTTTTCAAGAGCCATTTTATAACGATGCAGATTATATTTCGGCATTGGCTGAAAGTATCAAAGGAGAATTGCCTGCGGAGTTTGATAAATTATTGTTTTCATACCACGGAATCCCAGAAAGGCATATCCATAAAACCGATAAAACAAATACTTGCCAAATCGGGAAATGTTGCTTTAAAGAAGATAATCCCTCGCATGCAACTTGCTACCGCCACCAATGTTATAAAACAACTGAACTTACACGCGAGGCGTTAGGTTTAGACAAAAAACAAGTAATGCAGTCGTTTCAATCAAGATTGGGCAACGATCCGTGGTTGCAGCCTTACACCGATGCCACTTTGGAAGGATTTCCTGCCAAAGGCGTGAAGAAAATTGCTGTTGTGGCGCCAGCCTTTGTTTCCGATTGTTTAGAAACTCTAGAGGAAATTGCCATGGAGGGAAAAGAAGAATTTTTGGAAGCTGGGGGCGAGGAGTTTCACTACATTCCGTGCCTGAACGATAGTCAGGTGTTTGTAGATTTGTTGCTTAAATGGTGCGATAAATTTGTTAAATTTTAA
- the ruvB gene encoding Holliday junction branch migration DNA helicase RuvB, translating to MSYLNPEEEYFPKEELQQEEFVRPQSFGDFAGQAHILDNLEIFVKAAKMRRESLDHVLLHGPPGLGKTTLAHIIANELGVNIKVTSGPVLDKPGDLAGLLTNLEENDVLFIDEIHRMSPIIEEYLYSAMEDYKIDILIESGPNARSVEIGLNPFTLIGATTRSGLLTAPLRARFGINCRFEYYNVELLSSIVERSARILDTPIDEDAAIEIAGRSRGTPRIANALLRRTRDFAQIKGNGRIDKKMAQFSLSALKVDQNGLDEMDNRILTTIIEKFKGGPVGLTTIATAVAENAGTIEEVYEPFLIQEGYLMRTPRGREVTQKAYDHLGLTRHGKGTQTELF from the coding sequence ATGTCTTATTTAAATCCAGAAGAGGAGTATTTCCCAAAAGAAGAGCTACAACAAGAGGAGTTTGTGCGTCCGCAAAGTTTCGGTGATTTTGCAGGGCAAGCACATATTTTAGACAATTTAGAAATCTTTGTCAAAGCGGCTAAAATGCGTCGCGAATCGCTCGACCATGTGCTTCTTCATGGACCTCCAGGTTTGGGAAAAACTACACTTGCACATATCATTGCCAATGAGCTTGGCGTAAACATCAAAGTCACCTCAGGACCTGTATTGGACAAGCCTGGGGATTTGGCAGGATTGCTCACCAATCTCGAGGAAAACGATGTTTTGTTTATCGATGAAATCCATCGTATGTCGCCCATCATCGAAGAATATTTATATTCCGCCATGGAAGACTACAAAATCGATATTTTGATAGAATCTGGACCTAATGCTCGCTCTGTGGAAATTGGGCTAAACCCTTTTACTTTGATTGGCGCCACCACACGCTCGGGATTGCTCACGGCTCCACTTCGTGCGCGTTTTGGGATCAATTGCCGATTTGAATACTATAATGTAGAACTCTTGAGCTCCATCGTGGAAAGAAGTGCTCGCATTCTCGACACACCGATTGACGAAGATGCCGCCATTGAAATCGCGGGCAGAAGCCGCGGCACGCCTCGTATCGCGAATGCCTTGCTTAGAAGAACAAGGGATTTTGCCCAAATTAAAGGCAATGGTAGAATTGATAAAAAAATGGCGCAATTCAGTTTATCGGCTTTGAAAGTGGATCAAAACGGCTTAGACGAAATGGACAACCGAATTTTGACGACTATTATCGAGAAATTCAAAGGAGGCCCTGTGGGGCTCACCACCATCGCGACTGCCGTGGCAGAAAACGCAGGCACGATAGAAGAAGTGTATGAGCCTTTTTTAATCCAAGAAGGATACTTGATGCGCACTCCTCGCGGTCGAGAAGTTACGCAGAAGGCTTACGACCATTTGGGGCTCACCCGCCATGGCAAAGGCACTCAAACTGAGCTTTTTTAG
- the mdh gene encoding malate dehydrogenase: MKVTVVGAGAVGASCAEYIAIKNFASEVVLVDIKEGYAEGKAMDLMQTASLNLFDTKIVGSTNDYSKTAGSDVAVITSGIPRKPGMTREELIGTNANIVKSVVEQLVKYSPNVIVIVVSNPMDTMAYLVHKATGLPKNRVIGMGGALDSARFKYRLAEALDCPISDVDGMVIGAHSDTGMLPLTRLATRNGVPVSTFLSKEQLGSVEQETRVGGATLTKLLGTSAWYAPGAAVSELVRAIAQDSKKMFPCSLLLEGEYGLNDISFGVPAIIGKNGVEKIVEVELNEEERAKFDAAVAQVREVNKALDA, from the coding sequence ATGAAAGTTACCGTAGTAGGAGCAGGTGCTGTAGGTGCAAGTTGTGCTGAGTACATTGCTATTAAAAATTTCGCATCAGAAGTAGTGTTGGTTGACATTAAAGAAGGCTATGCCGAAGGGAAAGCCATGGATTTAATGCAAACAGCTTCTTTGAATTTGTTTGATACTAAAATCGTGGGTTCTACCAACGATTATTCTAAGACAGCAGGCAGTGATGTTGCCGTGATTACTTCTGGTATTCCTCGTAAACCTGGAATGACTCGCGAAGAATTAATCGGAACAAATGCTAATATTGTAAAATCAGTAGTAGAACAATTAGTAAAATACTCTCCAAATGTGATTGTAATCGTGGTTTCAAACCCAATGGATACTATGGCTTACCTTGTGCACAAAGCAACTGGATTGCCTAAAAACCGCGTAATCGGTATGGGTGGTGCACTAGATAGTGCTCGTTTCAAATACAGATTGGCAGAGGCTTTAGATTGCCCAATCTCTGATGTAGATGGTATGGTGATCGGTGCTCACAGTGATACTGGTATGTTGCCACTTACTCGTTTGGCTACAAGAAACGGAGTGCCAGTTTCTACTTTCTTGAGCAAAGAGCAATTAGGCAGCGTAGAGCAAGAAACAAGAGTGGGAGGAGCTACACTTACTAAACTTTTAGGAACTTCTGCTTGGTATGCGCCAGGTGCTGCAGTTTCTGAATTGGTGAGAGCTATCGCTCAAGATTCTAAGAAAATGTTCCCTTGTTCATTGTTATTAGAAGGAGAGTATGGCTTAAACGACATCAGCTTTGGTGTGCCTGCAATCATTGGTAAAAACGGAGTTGAAAAAATCGTTGAGGTTGAACTAAACGAAGAAGAAAGAGCTAAATTTGATGCTGCTGTTGCGCAAGTAAGAGAAGTTAATAAAGCATTAGACGCTTAA
- a CDS encoding MATE family efflux transporter, whose amino-acid sequence MINKFECKGTAFHFKLKLKTAIIFIDFSHLQILVGLKYFYLKPYLCPMPAQKVSFKEINRLAFPAIFAGIIEPLISLTDTAVAGRLPMHTAEALGAIGLVGSFLSALTWIFVQTSSALSALVSHAVGQNRLKHLISLNSQVFWINLGITLLLSAGSFLLAPWILKLYGAKDLLLEMAIPYLKIRVWGFPFTLLTLTIFGIFRGLQNTTWAMRISLVGGLTNIGLDLFFVYGLNAGVRGIAFASVIAQGLMFILAFIQLWRKTPFKTLQVRKRHPLLFRTLRMSVDLFLRTFSLNVALFLAFRMASLLGHGENNQYVAAHTLLIQVWLFSSYFLDGYANAGRAIAGKLFGAKDLKKLNLLVFDVLKIMLFIGILLGIAYYVLQRPIAEMLTHDELVQRTFYTAFFLVALMQPINSVAFMMDGIYKGLGETRILRNVFMLAVLVGFIPPLILFYYLGFGLVGIWLAFLIWMIFRAGGLSLHYYKHYWKQA is encoded by the coding sequence ATGATTAATAAATTTGAGTGTAAAGGTACGGCATTTCATTTTAAATTAAAATTAAAAACAGCGATAATCTTCATTGATTTTTCTCATCTTCAAATTCTTGTAGGATTGAAATATTTTTATTTAAAGCCTTACCTTTGCCCAATGCCAGCGCAAAAAGTAAGTTTCAAAGAAATCAACCGATTAGCCTTTCCCGCCATCTTTGCAGGAATCATAGAACCACTTATTTCGCTCACCGATACCGCCGTGGCAGGTCGGCTTCCTATGCACACCGCCGAAGCCTTGGGAGCCATTGGGCTTGTGGGGTCTTTCCTCTCGGCACTCACATGGATTTTTGTGCAAACTTCGAGTGCACTTTCGGCATTGGTATCACACGCCGTAGGGCAAAATCGCTTGAAACATTTAATTTCGCTCAATTCGCAAGTTTTTTGGATTAATCTAGGCATCACATTGCTACTTTCGGCGGGGAGTTTCCTTTTAGCCCCTTGGATTTTAAAACTTTATGGCGCCAAAGATTTATTACTCGAAATGGCAATTCCCTATCTTAAAATCAGAGTTTGGGGTTTTCCGTTTACGCTTTTAACGCTTACTATTTTTGGCATATTCCGCGGGTTGCAAAACACCACTTGGGCAATGCGCATAAGCCTAGTGGGCGGTCTCACCAACATTGGGCTGGATTTATTTTTTGTCTATGGGCTAAATGCCGGCGTGCGCGGGATCGCCTTTGCCAGTGTAATTGCGCAAGGCTTAATGTTTATTTTAGCCTTCATTCAATTATGGCGAAAAACACCGTTTAAGACTTTGCAAGTGCGCAAAAGGCATCCGCTACTATTTCGCACACTTCGCATGAGTGTGGATTTGTTTTTACGCACATTTTCGCTAAATGTAGCTTTATTTTTAGCGTTCAGAATGGCGAGTTTGCTCGGGCATGGCGAGAACAACCAATATGTGGCAGCACATACATTACTGATTCAGGTTTGGCTTTTTTCTTCGTATTTTCTCGACGGCTATGCCAATGCAGGGCGTGCCATTGCAGGAAAATTATTTGGTGCCAAGGATTTAAAAAAACTGAATTTGCTCGTTTTTGATGTACTAAAAATTATGCTTTTCATAGGAATTTTGCTCGGCATCGCCTACTATGTTTTGCAACGCCCCATTGCCGAAATGCTCACGCACGATGAGCTGGTGCAGCGAACTTTTTACACCGCATTCTTTTTGGTAGCACTTATGCAACCGATCAACTCCGTGGCTTTTATGATGGACGGCATTTACAAAGGCTTGGGCGAAACCCGTATTTTGCGCAATGTCTTTATGCTCGCAGTTTTAGTCGGATTTATTCCGCCTTTAATTCTATTTTATTACTTAGGTTTTGGCTTAGTAGGAATTTGGCTTGCATTCTTAATTTGGATGATTTTCAGAGCAGGTGGTTTGAGCCTTCATTACTATAAGCATTATTGGAAACAGGCTTAA
- a CDS encoding asparaginase: protein MAKILLIYTGGTIGMVRDYQTKSLRPFNFSNLLERIPEIKLIEAELDTISLGEPIDSSDMSISHWQSLIHLIDENYKKYDGFVVLHGTDTMAYTASALSFAFRGLEKPIIFTGSQLPIGDLRTDAKENLISSIHYAALQKEDKPIIKEVCIYFEYKLYRANRTTKKSANHFDAFASPNFPNLGESGVEMELNEQLLLSPTEKYSVNDGFSPEVGLLKIFPGMNHQYLYDCIGNLNLKALVLEAFGSGNVFNDKKFNHILAKRIDEGLNLIVLSQCFSGEVHLGKYTASNALLELGAVSGKDITTEAAITKSMSLLSDGIDRQLFKFEFEKNICGEIK from the coding sequence TTGGCAAAAATACTTTTAATATACACGGGAGGAACCATAGGAATGGTGCGAGATTATCAAACCAAAAGTCTCCGTCCGTTCAATTTTTCTAACCTCTTAGAGCGTATCCCTGAAATTAAATTGATCGAAGCAGAGTTAGACACCATAAGCCTAGGAGAACCCATAGACTCCTCCGATATGTCTATCTCTCATTGGCAAAGCTTAATTCATCTTATTGATGAAAATTATAAAAAATACGACGGTTTTGTTGTTTTGCATGGCACAGACACGATGGCTTACACAGCCTCGGCATTGAGTTTTGCATTTCGAGGACTAGAAAAACCCATTATTTTTACGGGCTCACAATTGCCGATAGGAGATTTAAGAACCGATGCCAAAGAGAATTTAATCAGCTCAATTCACTACGCAGCCTTGCAAAAAGAGGATAAACCTATCATTAAAGAAGTCTGCATCTATTTTGAATACAAATTATACAGAGCCAATCGCACGACTAAAAAAAGTGCTAATCATTTCGACGCCTTTGCATCGCCTAACTTTCCCAATTTAGGAGAATCTGGCGTAGAAATGGAGCTAAATGAGCAATTGCTACTTTCTCCTACCGAAAAATACAGCGTGAATGATGGATTCTCTCCCGAAGTTGGCTTATTGAAGATATTTCCAGGAATGAATCATCAATATTTGTACGATTGCATAGGAAATCTCAATTTGAAGGCCTTGGTGCTAGAAGCGTTTGGGAGTGGCAATGTTTTTAACGATAAAAAATTTAACCATATTTTGGCTAAAAGAATAGACGAAGGGCTAAATTTAATCGTGTTGAGCCAATGTTTTTCGGGCGAAGTTCATTTAGGAAAATATACAGCAAGTAACGCATTACTAGAGCTTGGAGCCGTGAGTGGCAAAGATATCACAACAGAGGCTGCAATAACCAAATCAATGTCATTGTTGAGTGATGGTATTGATAGACAGTTGTTTAAGTTTGAA
- a CDS encoding DUF3078 domain-containing protein, with translation MRKLLLLSGILLSSMAMAQLDKVNSELNKTAIQHNDTIDGWKKGGTFSFLFNQSAFSNWVAGGTNNVAGNASINYDVNYKNGPWTWDNKFILAYGLSKNQGQEFRKTDDRLEINSLVGRRAFGYWSYSFFANFKTQFTDGYDYSVKNSQLTGGKTYEDYPTSGFMKPAYLTFGPGLMYKRSDNFKLNFAPLTSKLTVLSGEVYTWDGKKYNSSKDVKTFGVEAGESTRYELGLYASGYYKVKLMENVSMENILAFYANYLDNPQNIDLDYTMNLVMKINKYLSTNLTLQTIYDDNAFKGFQVREVFGLGFNLNF, from the coding sequence ATGAGAAAGTTACTATTATTATCAGGGATTTTACTTTCTAGCATGGCGATGGCTCAGCTAGACAAAGTAAACAGCGAGTTAAACAAAACCGCTATTCAGCACAATGATACGATCGATGGCTGGAAAAAAGGAGGTACATTCTCTTTTTTATTCAATCAGTCGGCGTTTTCTAATTGGGTTGCTGGAGGAACCAATAACGTAGCTGGTAATGCTAGCATTAACTACGACGTTAATTACAAAAACGGTCCATGGACATGGGATAATAAATTTATTTTGGCTTATGGTTTGTCCAAAAATCAAGGGCAAGAATTTAGAAAAACCGATGATAGGTTAGAAATCAATTCACTGGTAGGTAGAAGAGCTTTTGGGTATTGGAGTTATTCATTCTTTGCCAACTTCAAAACTCAGTTTACAGATGGGTATGATTACAGCGTGAAAAATTCTCAACTCACAGGGGGTAAAACTTATGAGGATTATCCTACTTCTGGCTTTATGAAACCAGCATATTTAACCTTTGGTCCGGGGTTGATGTATAAAAGAAGTGATAACTTTAAATTAAACTTTGCACCACTTACTTCTAAACTCACCGTGTTGTCTGGAGAGGTTTACACTTGGGACGGCAAAAAATACAATTCGTCTAAAGATGTGAAAACCTTTGGTGTCGAGGCAGGAGAGAGCACAAGATACGAGCTCGGTTTGTATGCTTCTGGCTACTATAAAGTGAAGCTGATGGAAAATGTGAGCATGGAAAACATTCTAGCATTTTATGCAAACTACCTAGACAATCCTCAAAACATAGATTTAGATTACACAATGAATCTTGTGATGAAGATTAATAAGTATTTGAGCACAAACCTTACTTTGCAAACGATTTATGATGACAACGCATTCAAAGGATTCCAAGTGAGAGAAGTGTTTGGATTAGGATTTAATCTTAATTTCTAG
- a CDS encoding TonB-dependent receptor, giving the protein MKFNFSTKAIVAFTIMCSAEAFAQQGNAQLKGEVTDSNNYPVAGAVVKVVYDANGTVYVTETNEQGQFSAPNMLSTGTYTVIVDDAMFPEKVIKGVRFASGKVKHLNVQLGGESVGLDEVVIVGSGIIDLVKDRQTPVAVSNITKADIEQKAGNGDFPELMKNTPSVQIAGQASGYGDSRINVRGFKQDNTAYLLNGQPINGMEDGKVYWSNWAGMSDIANAIQIQRGLGSSKLAISSVGGTVNIVTRATDMRPGGLLRFTAGNNGFAKSTVGYSTGMVKNFGVSALFTYWQGNGYNDQTAGRGQTYFLSFGWQPNEKHNLNFLITGAPQWHDQAASNTIATFLKYGKRYNSNWGYLNRDLNANLAENKGTPYSTRTNYYHKPIANLNWDWKMTENASLSTVLYASWGRGGSTGSINGADLTPDGQLDLNKAYRANFNVPNGIGGYKKGYLIRASVNNHQWYGMVSNFENKLSDHWTLNLGFDLRSYTGTHFRQITDFFGLKGYKDSDPKRVAGANLITKEYPHTPWKALTDFAPEDQRLAWDYNETIRYGGLFGQLEYSSNFLSAYFQGAISKQSHKREDRYQYAKDKQKSEKVVNNGYNVKTGFNFKLNPKNNLYANVGYYSRQPYHDNIYLNFGNEVNPLTNNEKIFGLEAGYSYSSAPFSLNLNLYRTHWKDKVTTRILTDRKTQQSDFVNDLVAGQLHQGVELDFLAKVSRPLSFKGFVSYGNWVYKGNTLRKTYDQDLKLKSEQEIKIDGGKVGDSPQFQAGLGAVLKATKRLRFDLDWKYNSDLYADVVTKDNIKLPSYNLFDLGVSYEQPITTKQKLQFRLNVNNLFDTTYISELRDAIPVTDKTKPEEVYKGINTANRGYFGYGRTWNFSVAYKF; this is encoded by the coding sequence ATGAAATTTAATTTTAGTACAAAAGCGATTGTTGCTTTTACGATCATGTGCTCGGCAGAGGCTTTTGCTCAGCAAGGAAATGCACAATTAAAAGGAGAAGTTACCGACTCAAACAATTACCCAGTAGCGGGTGCCGTGGTGAAAGTCGTATACGATGCCAATGGTACCGTGTATGTTACAGAAACCAATGAGCAAGGTCAGTTTTCGGCTCCAAATATGCTCTCTACAGGAACTTACACCGTGATTGTAGACGATGCAATGTTTCCAGAAAAGGTAATCAAAGGCGTTCGTTTTGCTAGCGGAAAAGTTAAGCATTTGAATGTTCAGCTAGGAGGCGAGAGCGTAGGGCTAGACGAAGTGGTAATCGTGGGTTCTGGTATCATCGATTTGGTAAAAGATAGACAAACGCCAGTTGCCGTATCTAATATTACCAAGGCAGATATTGAGCAAAAAGCTGGAAATGGTGATTTCCCAGAATTGATGAAAAATACACCATCTGTGCAAATTGCTGGACAAGCAAGCGGATATGGTGATTCTAGAATTAATGTTCGTGGATTTAAACAAGACAATACCGCTTACTTATTGAACGGGCAACCAATCAACGGAATGGAAGATGGTAAAGTCTATTGGAGCAACTGGGCTGGTATGAGCGATATTGCCAATGCAATTCAAATTCAGCGTGGTCTAGGTTCTTCTAAATTAGCAATTTCATCGGTAGGGGGAACTGTAAACATTGTAACCAGAGCTACCGATATGCGTCCAGGTGGTTTGCTTAGATTTACTGCTGGTAACAACGGATTTGCTAAATCTACCGTGGGATACAGCACTGGTATGGTGAAAAACTTTGGGGTGAGTGCATTGTTCACCTACTGGCAAGGAAATGGCTACAACGACCAAACTGCAGGACGCGGGCAAACTTACTTCTTGTCATTTGGTTGGCAGCCTAACGAGAAGCATAACTTAAACTTCTTGATTACAGGAGCCCCTCAATGGCACGATCAAGCGGCATCAAATACCATTGCTACTTTCTTAAAGTATGGAAAAAGATACAACAGCAACTGGGGGTACTTAAATAGAGATTTGAATGCAAACTTAGCAGAAAACAAAGGAACCCCATATTCTACTAGAACAAACTACTACCATAAGCCAATTGCTAACTTAAACTGGGATTGGAAAATGACAGAAAACGCCTCTTTATCTACCGTATTATACGCATCTTGGGGGCGTGGGGGCTCAACTGGATCCATCAATGGGGCTGACTTAACGCCAGACGGACAATTAGATTTAAATAAAGCGTATAGAGCAAACTTTAATGTGCCTAATGGAATTGGTGGTTATAAAAAAGGTTACTTAATAAGAGCTAGCGTAAACAATCACCAATGGTATGGAATGGTTTCTAATTTCGAAAATAAACTTAGCGACCATTGGACTTTGAATTTAGGATTTGATTTAAGATCTTACACAGGAACACACTTTAGACAAATTACAGATTTCTTCGGATTAAAAGGTTATAAAGATTCAGATCCAAAAAGAGTGGCAGGAGCAAACTTAATTACAAAAGAATACCCGCATACGCCATGGAAAGCACTTACAGACTTTGCCCCAGAAGATCAAAGATTGGCATGGGATTACAATGAAACTATAAGATACGGAGGATTATTCGGTCAGTTAGAATATAGCTCAAACTTTTTATCGGCTTACTTCCAAGGAGCTATTTCAAAACAAAGCCATAAGAGAGAAGATCGCTACCAGTATGCAAAAGACAAGCAAAAATCTGAAAAAGTAGTCAATAACGGGTATAATGTTAAAACAGGTTTCAACTTTAAACTTAACCCAAAAAACAACTTGTATGCAAATGTGGGATACTACTCTCGCCAGCCATATCACGACAACATTTATCTAAACTTTGGAAACGAAGTGAATCCGCTTACTAATAATGAGAAAATCTTTGGGTTAGAAGCTGGATACTCATACAGCAGTGCACCATTTAGCTTAAACTTAAACTTATATAGAACGCACTGGAAAGATAAAGTAACTACAAGAATCCTTACTGATAGAAAAACACAACAATCAGACTTCGTAAATGATTTAGTAGCGGGGCAATTGCACCAAGGGGTGGAGTTGGATTTCTTGGCAAAAGTTTCAAGACCATTGAGCTTTAAAGGATTTGTATCATATGGTAACTGGGTGTACAAAGGAAACACACTTAGAAAAACATATGACCAAGATTTAAAACTTAAAAGCGAACAAGAAATCAAAATTGATGGAGGTAAAGTCGGAGACTCTCCACAATTCCAAGCAGGATTGGGGGCTGTGCTAAAGGCTACAAAGCGTTTGAGATTTGATCTAGATTGGAAATACAACAGCGACTTGTATGCTGATGTAGTAACAAAAGATAACATCAAATTGCCATCTTACAATTTGTTTGACTTAGGTGTTTCTTACGAGCAACCAATTACAACTAAGCAAAAACTTCAATTCAGATTAAATGTAAACAACTTGTTTGATACTACTTATATTTCTGAGTTGAGAGATGCAATTCCTGTAACAGATAAGACTAAGCCAGAAGAAGTTTACAAAGGAATCAATACAGCCAATAGAGGCTACTTCGGGTACGGTCGCACATGGAACTTTAGCGTAGCTTACAAATTTTAA
- a CDS encoding DUF3078 domain-containing protein: MFRVRISFILLVVPVLIMAQVKDVAREIKKIEFNLKKIEERRWTRSGNLQVNFGQHHYENWVGGNLGKLEIFGKISQRLKFQNQQMVWESSFDVLYGLNKNYEQDFRKSSDQILFNSILGKKVSNNFSYSYFLNLQTQLTNSYDYARDPDNNYRLSGFLAPLYINTGPGVMWRKNDNLVLNLAPASLKATYVSGEVYEYKSRNKGFVNNQEHEIFGVEAGENLNLRLGLYASIYSKYKVLKNVEMENRLSLYSDYLDNPTNIDMDYRMNVNFKINKLLTTNLMVQAVYDDDVHSGFQLREHFGVGFKFDL; this comes from the coding sequence ATGTTCAGAGTCAGAATATCATTCATACTTTTGGTGGTTCCCGTCCTCATTATGGCACAGGTGAAAGATGTGGCTCGTGAAATAAAAAAAATAGAATTTAATCTAAAAAAAATCGAAGAGCGTAGATGGACTCGCTCTGGGAACCTTCAGGTAAATTTTGGGCAACACCATTATGAAAATTGGGTGGGCGGAAACTTAGGAAAACTAGAAATCTTCGGGAAAATTTCTCAGCGACTCAAGTTTCAGAATCAGCAAATGGTCTGGGAATCAAGTTTCGATGTCCTCTATGGGCTAAATAAAAACTATGAGCAAGATTTTAGAAAATCCTCGGATCAAATTCTTTTTAACTCCATCTTGGGGAAAAAAGTAAGTAATAATTTCTCGTATTCCTATTTTTTGAATCTGCAAACCCAGCTCACCAATTCGTACGATTATGCAAGAGACCCAGACAATAATTATCGTCTATCAGGTTTCTTGGCTCCGCTTTACATCAACACAGGACCTGGTGTCATGTGGCGAAAAAACGACAATTTAGTGCTCAACCTAGCACCCGCTTCTTTGAAGGCAACTTATGTGAGCGGAGAAGTGTATGAATATAAAAGCAGAAACAAAGGATTTGTAAACAATCAAGAGCATGAAATCTTTGGGGTAGAAGCGGGAGAGAATCTCAATCTCAGATTAGGATTATACGCCTCCATCTACTCTAAATACAAAGTGCTAAAAAATGTAGAAATGGAAAATAGGCTTTCGCTATATTCCGATTATTTAGACAATCCCACCAACATCGACATGGATTACCGAATGAATGTAAATTTTAAAATCAATAAATTGCTTACTACCAACTTGATGGTGCAAGCCGTTTATGATGACGATGTGCACAGCGGGTTCCAGTTGAGAGAGCATTTTGGGGTAGGTTTTAAATTTGATTTATAA